From a region of the Dermatophagoides farinae isolate YC_2012a chromosome 3, ASM2471394v1, whole genome shotgun sequence genome:
- the LOC124494659 gene encoding androgen-induced gene 1 protein, with product MAGKLVTIIRLSAFLIYLYSIYWQYIVRAPFLSPERKIFGQFIFLTYWNLLLQTGFFFLVLINQLFESRQLKNFIDLIFYALALPTSWIVSSTFWVLWAIDRELILPIIMDPYYPPWLNHSTHTMVAILTIMELFVGKYKPPTTRKGYSIFLTFFTTYAIWSLYLRVVIGFWVYPFMAQLNNTFIALFYLSSLFGYSMVYFACLYLGQYMYNGTDHRSAKQSKIR from the exons ATGGCAGGAAAATTGGTGACCATTATACGATTATCAgcttttttgatttatttatattccaTCTATTGGCAATATATTGTCCGAGCCCCATTCCTATCACCTGAACGTAAAATATTTGGACAATTTATATTTCTTACTTATTGGAATTTG CTACTTCAGACcggtttcttttttcttgtattgATTAATCAACTTTTTGAAAGTcgtcaattgaaaaatttcatcgattTAATCTTTTATGCATTGGCATTACCCACATCATGGATagtatcatcaacattctgGGTTTTATGGGCAATCGATCGTGAATTAATTTTGCCCATCATCATGGACCCATATTATCCGCCATGGCTCAATCATTCGACT CATACCATGGTAGCCATTCTGACCATAATGGAATTGTTCGTTGGAAAATACaaaccaccaacaacacGCAAAGGTTACAGTATATTCCTTACATTCTTTACAACTTATGCCATTTGGTCATTATATCTTCGTGTGGTGATTGGTTTCTGGGTCTATCCATTTATGGCTCAATTGAATAATACATTTATTGCTTTATTctatttgtcatcattatttggcTATTCGATGGTTTATTTCGCTTGTCTCTATTTGGGACAATACATGTACAACGGCACTGATCATCGATCTgctaaacaatcaaaaattcgTTAA
- the LOC124494657 gene encoding protein BCCIP homolog, with product MNQSNKNKRNLGLDQKSDDKSDDPVKRSKQNETNDNEIVEDLSDLEKSEIDDEEEYDEDEEDDKLSDKEISIEFTAHDPIESDFHGIRCLLQQLWLKENIDISELTELVMKETITTVLKQSIDEDESQDEEEHNGDGDDDDSVFGVISIIPFNSHFNDRNCVQQLKQVLLSYLPKDNDILRKLSHSNTKCALIIHERFVNLPPKISVPCYQQLLSELKQSSTSNKFEFDHIIMISKLSKYRNDIIYTNAEDEIFSERADAQFEYSVAKQSDTHSIDWNDDDKTFEPFRKLHLLTKQRWIETINVLKDFV from the exons atgaatcaatcaaataaaaataaacgtAATTTAGGTCTTGATCAAAAATCAGATGATAAAAGTGATGATCCTGTCAAACGATCGAAGcagaatgaaacaaatgacaatgaaattgtGGAAGATTTATCCGATCTAGAAAAATCCGAAATTGACGATGAAGAAGAGTATGACGAAGACGAGGAAGATGACAAATTAAGTGATAAA GAGATATCGATCGAATTCACTGCTCACGATCCAATAGAAAGTGATTTTCATGGTATTCGTTGTCTGTTGCAACAATTGTGGCTAAAGGAAAATATAGACATTTCTGAACTGACCGAATTGGTCATGAAAGAAACCATTACTACCGTCTTAAAG cAATCAATTGACGAAGACGAATCACAAGATGAAGAAGAACACAATGGTGATggcgatgacgatgacaGCGTATTTGGTGTTATATCGATCATACCATTCAACAGTCATTTTAATGATCGAAATTGTGTTCAACAACTTAAACaagtattattatcatatttaCCAAAAGACAATGATATTTTACGTAAACTAAGCCATTCGAATACTAAATGTGCTTTAATCATACACGAACGATTCGTTAATCTACCGCCAAAAATATCTGTACCATGCTATCAGCAATTATTATCCgaattgaaacaatcatcaacatccaacaaatttgaatttgatcataTTATCATGATCTCGAAACTTTCGAAATATCGAAATGATATAATCTATACAAATGCTGAAGATGAAATCTTTAGTGAACGAGCTGATGCtcaatttgaatattcaGTGGCCAAGCAATCGGACACTCATTCAATAGattggaatgatgatgacaaaacgTTTGAACCATTTCGAAAGCTACATTTATTAACCAAACAGCGATGGATTGAAACtataaatgttttgaaagattttgtttaa
- the Ptp36E gene encoding protein tyrosine phosphatase 36E isoform X2 has protein sequence MDPEVLFENDSDTMKSVMKLKKTKNHRRRKKPTLKKAATTAVMPFKKLQLSIFNSRFIPIEPNPDNAYQFLPKHPMDFDAFEKHMNEIRKYECLIKIEFDAASRNEIYTKHGTRHAHKPKNELKNTYPKRVPYDFNRVVLSKDPLDEEDSDYINASYVDSILKPNAYIAAQGPNEYTISDFWRLIWEQQAFLIVMLTKVFDFIRVECCQYWPMEEHKPEMYGLIEVILLSEEQLADFVIRTMRIRKPGQLVKRKVKRTKLVPHNLHKETDDEKHQMLDEDEQEQEAANESTDRFRESKRSRLSLGTRGTRESLRSHSTNKNSLTTGSVKTKSKKASFTTATVYDEIEYEEEIEEDDVRIIYQLHYNSWSSHTCPFPNSILQFRRRVRIYQQEVIKDEGDRVGPTIVHCSDGCGRTGAYLCIDSNLELAEEDGLYDVFGYTKRLKHARRGLIENRDQYKFVYETLEEAHICGKTWFPVGELATQIKLKSQKCTMTGLNQYQVEYRKIQKMTKLPTIGDCAGGHRVENREKNRDVSTVPPDNFRPYLTSFQSNDNTDYINAVFVDGYTRSKEYIITEWPLKRTIQDIWSLIYDHECNSVIVLDNPNMPNEYPLFWPLERYKKQKYGPVFSVEMVSSAHYPKIKTWIFKINKKVVSLTELMAGVKAEPKTTQFFQITCWPLDHKVPTSTNALVELMNMVERWRQRTNYGPVIVVSYNGKSRAGVYCAANFAMEQVVQHDEVDIFNAVRTVRRHRPHLVENMTEYKYCYDLLFHYVTHYLNKDKDGN, from the exons atggaTCCAGaagttttatttgaaaatgattcggATACTATGAAATCGGTAATGAAGCTGAAAAAGACAAAGAATCATCGCCGACGAAAAAAGCCTACATTAAAAAAAGCGGCAACAACAGCCGTTATGCCGTTCAAAAAACTTCAGCTGTCCATATTCAATAGCCGATTCATACCGATCGAACCGAATCCAGATAATGCATATCAATTCTTGCCTAAACATCCAATGGATTTCGATGCATTTGAAAAACATATGAATGAGATACGTAAATATGAAtgtttgatcaaaattgaattcgat GCAGCATCCCGTAATGAAATTTACACCAAACATGGTACCCGACATGCtcataaaccaaaaaatgaattgaagaaTACATATCCGAAACGTGTTCCAT ATGATTTTAATCGAGTTGTATTGTCCAAAGATCCATTGGATGAAGAAGATTCTGATTATATCAATGCATCATATGTCGAT AGTATTTTGAAACCAAACGCTTATATTGCAGCGCAAGGTCCAAATGAATATACTATTTCGGATTTTTGGAGACTAATATGGGAACAACAAGCATTCTTGATTGTTATGTTGACCAAAGTATTCGATTTTATACGTGTCGAATGTTGTCAATATTGGCCAATGGAAGAACATAAACCTGAAATGTATGGTCTTATAGAGGTGATATTATTGAGTGAAGAACAACTTGCCGATTTTGTTATTCGTACAATGCGAATACGAAAACCCGGACAATTGGTCAAACGAAAAGTGAAAAGAACAAAATTAGTACCTCATAATCTACATAAAgaaactgatgatgaaaaacatcaaatgttagatgaagatgaacaaGAACAAGAGGCTGCAAATGAATCAACGGATCGATTCCGTGAATCGAAACGATCTCGACTTTCTTTAGGTACTCGAGGAACACGGGAATCATTACGATCTCATAGTACAAACA AAAATTCCTTGACAACCGGCAGCGTAAAAACTAAATCGAAAAAAGCCTCTTTTACGACAGCTACtgtttatgatgaaattgaatatgaagaagaaattgaAGAGGATGATGTACGAATTATTTATCAGCTTCATTACAACAGTTGGTCATCGCATACATGTCCATTTCCGAATTCAATCTTGCAATTTCGTCGTCGAGTACGAATTTATCAACAGGAAGTGATCAAAGATGAAGGAGATAGGGTTGGGCCAACAATCGTCCATTGTAG tgaCGGGTGTGGTAGGACTGGTGCTTATCTCTGCATTGATTCGAATCTTGAATTGGCTGAAGAGGATGGCCTGTATGATGTCTTTGGTTATACCAAAAGACTCAAACATGCAAGACgtggattgattgaaaatcgc gACCAGTATAAATTTGTTTATGAAACTTTAGAGGAAGCTCATATTTGTGGTAAAACATGGTTTCCAGTTGGTGAATTAGCTACACAAATCAAACTAAAATCACAGAAATGTACAATGACtggattgaatcaatatcaaGTTGAATATAGA aaaatacaaaaaatgaccaaattgCCTACTATTGGTGATTGTGCGGGTGGACATCGTGTGGAAAATCgtgaaaaaaatcgtgaTGTATCGACAGTACCAC CTGACAATTTTCGTCCGTATTTGACGTCATTTCAAAGTAATGATAATACCGATTATATCAATGCCGTTTTTGTCGAT GGTTATACAAGATCAAAAGAATATATCATCACAGAATGGCCATTGAAACGTACCATACAGGATATTTGGTCATTAATCTATGATCATGAATGTAATTCAGTTATTGTATTGGACAATCCAAACATGCCAAAT GAATATCCATTATTTTGGCCATTAGAACGatacaagaaacaaaaatatggcCCAGTATTCAGCGTTGAAATGGTTTCAAGTGCTCATTATCCCAAAATTAAGACATGGATTTTtaagataaataaaaaagtaGTATCATTGACCGAATTGATGGCCGGTGTAAAAGCCGaaccaaaaacaacacaatTCTTTCAGATCACCTGTTGGCCATTAGATCATAAAGTACCAACATCGACCAATGCATTGGTagaattgatgaatatggTCGAACGTTGGCGTCAACGAACTAATTATGGTCCGgtaattgttgtttcata TAATGGAAAATCACGAGCCGGTGTATATTGTGCAGCCAATTTTGCAATGGAACAAGTTGTTCAACATGATGAAGTGGACATTTTTAATGCTGTACGTACTGTTCGTCGACATCGGCCACATTTGGTCGAAAATATG ACTGAATACAAATATTGTTACGATCTTCTATTCCATTATGTAACCCATTATCTTAACAAGGACAAAGATggaaattga
- the Ptp36E gene encoding protein tyrosine phosphatase 36E isoform X1, whose translation MDPEVLFENDSDTMKSVMKLKKTKNHRRRKKPTLKKAATTAVMPFKKLQLSIFNSRFIPIEPNPDNAYQFLPKHPMDFDAFEKHMNEIRKYECLIKIEFDAASRNEIYTKHGTRHAHKPKNELKNTYPKRVPYDFNRVVLSKDPLDEEDSDYINASYVDSILKPNAYIAAQGPNEYTISDFWRLIWEQQAFLIVMLTKVFDFIRVECCQYWPMEEHKPEMYGLIEVILLSEEQLADFVIRTMRIRKPGQLVKRKVKRTKLVPHNLHKETDDEKHQMLDEDEQEQEAANESTDRFRESKRSRLSLGTRGTRESLRSHSTNSKNLIYVFEKISNYEHSPENSLTTGSVKTKSKKASFTTATVYDEIEYEEEIEEDDVRIIYQLHYNSWSSHTCPFPNSILQFRRRVRIYQQEVIKDEGDRVGPTIVHCSDGCGRTGAYLCIDSNLELAEEDGLYDVFGYTKRLKHARRGLIENRDQYKFVYETLEEAHICGKTWFPVGELATQIKLKSQKCTMTGLNQYQVEYRKIQKMTKLPTIGDCAGGHRVENREKNRDVSTVPPDNFRPYLTSFQSNDNTDYINAVFVDGYTRSKEYIITEWPLKRTIQDIWSLIYDHECNSVIVLDNPNMPNEYPLFWPLERYKKQKYGPVFSVEMVSSAHYPKIKTWIFKINKKVVSLTELMAGVKAEPKTTQFFQITCWPLDHKVPTSTNALVELMNMVERWRQRTNYGPVIVVSYNGKSRAGVYCAANFAMEQVVQHDEVDIFNAVRTVRRHRPHLVENMTEYKYCYDLLFHYVTHYLNKDKDGN comes from the exons atggaTCCAGaagttttatttgaaaatgattcggATACTATGAAATCGGTAATGAAGCTGAAAAAGACAAAGAATCATCGCCGACGAAAAAAGCCTACATTAAAAAAAGCGGCAACAACAGCCGTTATGCCGTTCAAAAAACTTCAGCTGTCCATATTCAATAGCCGATTCATACCGATCGAACCGAATCCAGATAATGCATATCAATTCTTGCCTAAACATCCAATGGATTTCGATGCATTTGAAAAACATATGAATGAGATACGTAAATATGAAtgtttgatcaaaattgaattcgat GCAGCATCCCGTAATGAAATTTACACCAAACATGGTACCCGACATGCtcataaaccaaaaaatgaattgaagaaTACATATCCGAAACGTGTTCCAT ATGATTTTAATCGAGTTGTATTGTCCAAAGATCCATTGGATGAAGAAGATTCTGATTATATCAATGCATCATATGTCGAT AGTATTTTGAAACCAAACGCTTATATTGCAGCGCAAGGTCCAAATGAATATACTATTTCGGATTTTTGGAGACTAATATGGGAACAACAAGCATTCTTGATTGTTATGTTGACCAAAGTATTCGATTTTATACGTGTCGAATGTTGTCAATATTGGCCAATGGAAGAACATAAACCTGAAATGTATGGTCTTATAGAGGTGATATTATTGAGTGAAGAACAACTTGCCGATTTTGTTATTCGTACAATGCGAATACGAAAACCCGGACAATTGGTCAAACGAAAAGTGAAAAGAACAAAATTAGTACCTCATAATCTACATAAAgaaactgatgatgaaaaacatcaaatgttagatgaagatgaacaaGAACAAGAGGCTGCAAATGAATCAACGGATCGATTCCGTGAATCGAAACGATCTCGACTTTCTTTAGGTACTCGAGGAACACGGGAATCATTACGATCTCATAGTACAAACAGTAAGAATTTAATCtatgtttttgaaaaaatctcTAATTATGAACATTCACCAGAAAATTCCTTGACAACCGGCAGCGTAAAAACTAAATCGAAAAAAGCCTCTTTTACGACAGCTACtgtttatgatgaaattgaatatgaagaagaaattgaAGAGGATGATGTACGAATTATTTATCAGCTTCATTACAACAGTTGGTCATCGCATACATGTCCATTTCCGAATTCAATCTTGCAATTTCGTCGTCGAGTACGAATTTATCAACAGGAAGTGATCAAAGATGAAGGAGATAGGGTTGGGCCAACAATCGTCCATTGTAG tgaCGGGTGTGGTAGGACTGGTGCTTATCTCTGCATTGATTCGAATCTTGAATTGGCTGAAGAGGATGGCCTGTATGATGTCTTTGGTTATACCAAAAGACTCAAACATGCAAGACgtggattgattgaaaatcgc gACCAGTATAAATTTGTTTATGAAACTTTAGAGGAAGCTCATATTTGTGGTAAAACATGGTTTCCAGTTGGTGAATTAGCTACACAAATCAAACTAAAATCACAGAAATGTACAATGACtggattgaatcaatatcaaGTTGAATATAGA aaaatacaaaaaatgaccaaattgCCTACTATTGGTGATTGTGCGGGTGGACATCGTGTGGAAAATCgtgaaaaaaatcgtgaTGTATCGACAGTACCAC CTGACAATTTTCGTCCGTATTTGACGTCATTTCAAAGTAATGATAATACCGATTATATCAATGCCGTTTTTGTCGAT GGTTATACAAGATCAAAAGAATATATCATCACAGAATGGCCATTGAAACGTACCATACAGGATATTTGGTCATTAATCTATGATCATGAATGTAATTCAGTTATTGTATTGGACAATCCAAACATGCCAAAT GAATATCCATTATTTTGGCCATTAGAACGatacaagaaacaaaaatatggcCCAGTATTCAGCGTTGAAATGGTTTCAAGTGCTCATTATCCCAAAATTAAGACATGGATTTTtaagataaataaaaaagtaGTATCATTGACCGAATTGATGGCCGGTGTAAAAGCCGaaccaaaaacaacacaatTCTTTCAGATCACCTGTTGGCCATTAGATCATAAAGTACCAACATCGACCAATGCATTGGTagaattgatgaatatggTCGAACGTTGGCGTCAACGAACTAATTATGGTCCGgtaattgttgtttcata TAATGGAAAATCACGAGCCGGTGTATATTGTGCAGCCAATTTTGCAATGGAACAAGTTGTTCAACATGATGAAGTGGACATTTTTAATGCTGTACGTACTGTTCGTCGACATCGGCCACATTTGGTCGAAAATATG ACTGAATACAAATATTGTTACGATCTTCTATTCCATTATGTAACCCATTATCTTAACAAGGACAAAGATggaaattga
- the LOC142597395 gene encoding cytochrome P450 3A2-like, with amino-acid sequence MFAFISLLTIIVVIIIIFYAIQKRRMTILERNGINGPKPHWIFGNIFHFFNADNVTRSQQYIEKYGKTCGYYVGHKPNILTIDIELIKRFQIKDFEKFSDRQNFGIKHGIHPNPRFARDLVASIGFRWKETRTILTPTFSAMKLKMVTPIMESAIDIFIDKVGQQAQKSTEFDIFEYFQLLTADVISKTALGIDTNVQYNPKNEFFLAAKLLFDRKPSKFLMMFMCFPELDRILYPFRRLLEVINERFGWSPPFTIAKLVEAAIQLRKIRPIKIIDLLQLMLDAKASEDEIKNENASKLSIEMSNDDKILTNGNETSGVENGHHRMMNGKKLRNSKSLTEDEVISNAVLFYEAGYETTSTALGFIAHFLVTRQDIQDKVRKEVNELYANEKKFDYNTVNKLAYMQCVINESMRYYPPVTAFITRNTKEDYHYKDMIIPKDSTIRIPAYQLHHCEEYWPNPEVFDPERFRDKKNYDPNAFQVFGNGPRNCIGMRFALYEIKLALAKLLFRYKLVPGPSTENELTLERKNITETPKYGVFVKALLAQKI; translated from the coding sequence ATGTTTGCctttatttcattgttgaCAATCATagttgtcattattattatattctatGCTATTCAAAAACGACGAATGACCATTCTGGAAAGGAATGGTATTAATGGACCAAAACCACATTGGATATTCGGAAATATATTCCACTTTTTCAACGCCGATAATGTTACAAGATCTCAACagtatattgaaaaatacgGTAAAACATGTGGCTATTATGTTGGCCATAAACCGAATATATTGACCATTGATATCGAACTGATTAAACGTTTTCAGATAaaagattttgaaaaattttctgatcGACAAAATTTTGGTATCAAACATGGAATACATCCTAATCCTCGCTTCGCTCGTGATCTAGTCGCTTCCATCGGATTTCGATGGAAAGAAACACGCACAATCCTCACTCCAACATTCAGcgcaatgaaattgaaaatggtcACACCGATCATGGAATCAGCcatcgatatttttattgataaagTTGGTCAACAAGCGCAAAAAAGTACCGAATTTGAcattttcgaatattttcaaCTACTCACAGCAGATGTCATCTCAAAAACGGCGCTTGGTATCGACACTAATGTTCAATACAATccgaaaaatgaattctttttgGCAGCCAAATTATTGTTCGACAGAAAACCGAGCAAATTTCTAATGATGTTCATGTGTTTTCCGGAACTAGATCGAATTCTATATCCATTTCGTCGATTATTGGAAGTTATAAACGAACGTTTTGGTTGGTCACCACCATTCACCATTGCTAAATTAGTTGAAGCAGCTATTCAATTGCGAAAAATCCGTCCaattaaaattatcgatttgtTACAATTAATGTTAGATGCTAAAGCCAGTGAAGATGAAatcaagaatgaaaatgcttctaaattatcaattgaaatgtcaaacgatgataaaattttaacaAATGGTAATGAAACTTCGGGCGTTGAGAATGGCCATCATAGaatgatgaatggaaaaaaacttcGAAATTCTAAATCATTGACCGAAGATGAAGTCATTTCTAATGCTGTACTATTCTATGAAGCTGGCTATGAAACGACAAGTACGGCCCTGGGATTTATCGCACATTTTCTAGTTACTCGTCAAGATATACAGGACAAAGTTCGTAAAGAGGTGAATGAGCTGTAcgccaatgaaaaaaaatttgattacaaTACTGTGAACAAGTTAGCTTATATGCAATGTGTCATTAATGAATCGATGCGTTACTACCCACCAGTCACGGCTTTCATTACAAGAAATACAAAAGAAGATTATCATTACAAAGACATGATTATCCCGAAAGATTCAACCATTCGAATACCGGCATACCAACTGCATCATTGTGAAGAGTATTGGCCTAATCCAGAAGTGTTTGATCCTGAAAGATTtcgtgataaaaaaaattatgatccaAATGCGTTTCAAGTGTTTGGCAATGGCCCACGTAACTGTATTGGAATGCGTTTTGCATTgtatgaaatcaaattagCACTGGCCAAACTATTGTTTCGATACAAACTTGTACCGGGACCAAGCACCGAAAATGAATTAACACTTGAAAGGAAAAATATAACCGAAACGCCTAAATATGGAGTTTTTGTTAAAGCATTGCTGGCAcagaaaatttaa
- the LOC124494806 gene encoding cytochrome P450 3A2, with protein MIGTIIFVLILLITFYVIRKHRMSILKRNGIHGPEPNLIAGNIFSLLKKSNFERSQELIEKYGKTSGYYVGAKPNVMTIDLELIKRFQIKDFDKFSDRQTFGLKHGIRPNPRFSENVIGSRGARWKEHRTILNPTFSAMKLKMVTPIIESAIDIFINKVDKHSKNGNEFNIYEDFQLLTADVISKTAFGIDTNVQYDPKNEFFLAAKMVFDTKPSRFILLFTCFPELDILMYPFRRLLEIIREARGKSASAILSKLIEAAIRLRKDRPVKTPDLLQLMLDAQASDDELKQKDMSNLTIEMSNDEMNAVTEKNGTLNMGEKFKNSKSLTQDEVIANAIIFYEAGYETTSTTLGFIAHFLVTRQDIQDKVRQEVNELFKREGKFDYNTVNKLAYMQCVINESMRFYPPVTNFITRNTKEDYHYKDMIIPKDSTIRIPTYQLHHCEEYWPNPEVFDPERFRDKKNYDSVAFQGFGNGPRNCIGMRFALYEIKLALAKLLFRYKLVPGPSTENELTIEQKIITETPKYGVFVKAVPLLN; from the coding sequence atgattggtacaattatatttgttttgattttattgatcaCATTTTATGTGATTCGTAAACATCGAATGTCCATTCTGAAACGAAATGGTATCCATGGTCCTGAACCAAATCTTATCGCTGgtaatatattttcattgttgaaaaagTCCAACTTTGAAAGATCAcaagaattgattgaaaaatatggtAAAACTTCTGGATATTATGTTGGCGCAAAACCGAATGTGATGACCATCGATTTGGAATTGATCAAACGATTTCAGATCAAagattttgataaattttctgATCGACAAACATTTGGCCTGAAACACGGTATTCGTCCGAATCCAAGATTTTCTGAGAATGTTATCGGATCACGTGGCGCTCGTTGGAAAGAACATCGAACAATATTGAATCCAACATTCAGtgcaatgaaattaaaaatggtTACGCCGATTATAGAATCGGCAATTgatatattcatcaacaaagtCGACAAACACTCAAAAAATGGTAACGAATTTAATATTTATGAAGATTTTCAACTTCTCACGGCTGATGTTATTTCGAAAACCGCCTTTGGAATCGATACTAATGTTCAATATGATcccaaaaatgaattttttcttgcagCAAAAATGGTGTTTGACACTAAACCTTCTCgatttattttgttattcaCCTGTTTTCCTGAATTGGACATTTTAATGTACCCATTTCGTCGATTACTGGAAATCATACGTGAAGCTAGAGGTAAATCTGCTTCTGCCATTTTatccaaattgattgaagcTGCTATCCGGTTGCGTAAAGATCGGCCAGTGAAAACACCCGATCTATTACAGCTTATGCTTGATGCTCAAGCTAGTGACGATGAACTCAAACAAAAAGACATGTCAAATTTAACCATAGAAATgtccaatgatgaaatgaatgcaGTCACCGAAAAGAATGGAACTCTAAATATGGGCGAGAAATTTAAGAATTCCAAATCACTTACACAAGATGAGGTCATAGCTAAtgcaatcattttttatgaaGCTGGATATGAAACGACAAGTACGACCTTGGGATTTATCGCACATTTTCTTGTTACTCGTCAAGATATACAGGACAAAGTTCGACAAGaagtgaatgaattatttaaaCGAGAaggaaaatttgattataatacTGTGAACAAGCTAGCTTATATGCAATGTGtcataaatgaatcaatgcgATTCTATCCACCAGTAACAAATTTCATTACAAGAAATACAAAAGAAGATTATCATTACAAAGACATGATTATCCCGAAAGATTCAACCATTCGAATACCGACATACCAACTACATCATTGCGAAGAGTATTGGCCTAATCCAGAAGTGTTTGATCCAGAAAGATTTCGTGATAAAAAGAACTATGATTCGGTTGCATTTCAAGGATTTGGCAATGGTCCTCGAAATTGTATTGGGATGCGTTTTGCTCTttatgaaatcaaattagCTCTAGCCAAACTATTGTTTCGATATAAACTTGTACCGGGACCAAGTacagaaaatgaattgacaattgagcaaaaaataataactgAAACGCCTAAATATGGTGTCTTTGTCAAAGCCGTTCCTTTATTGaattaa
- the LOC124494663 gene encoding uncharacterized protein LOC124494663 — protein sequence MWYLRHHARNFFRSIMKPIPVNLARKWYQRTRYLYVCLGATAFAYSLFIVNKHKADIELYPDFDKSSIHKKLRLKGEPGEVVIANFAFGKPVQIERYNNEDYIREFEERKRNYELQRQQKTVVSQPINTNSV from the exons atgtggTATTTAAGGCATCATGCtcgaaattttttccgaTCCATAATGAAACCGATACCTGTAAATTTGGCTCGAAAATGGTATCAACGAACCCGTTATCTTTATGTTTGTCTTGGTGCAACTGCATTCGCATATTCTCTATTCATAGTCAATAAACATAAAGCTGATATTGAACTTTATCCAG ATTTTGATAAAAGTTCTATACATAAAAAATTGAGATTAAAAGGTGAACCCGGAGAAGTGGTCATAGCCAATTTTGCCTTTGGTAAGCCGGTTCAAATCGAacgatataataatgaagattATATACGTGAATTTGAAgaacgaaaacgaaattaCGAATTGCAACGACAACAGAAAACAGTTGTCTCACAACCCATCAATACCAATTCTGTCTAA